A genomic region of Microbacterium schleiferi contains the following coding sequences:
- a CDS encoding LacI family DNA-binding transcriptional regulator, whose protein sequence is MAVSVKDVAAAASVSIGTVSNVLNQPSKVSAATVERVMRAIDELGFVRNDAARQLRAGRSRSIGLIAPDMANPFFAAVAQGAQERAAEAGMFVLMTTSNDTLDREKAYLDLFREQRVAGVLVTPASADPDAAGRLARTGIPVVLLDREATDARLCSVSVDDEQGGYLAASHLLSLGRRRLAFLGGSSEIPQVAERLAGAQRAVAEAAGAGLELIETPELTVIAGREASSRLARRAPGDRPDAVFCANDLVAVGALQGLSILGDLRVPDDIALIGYDDIDFAAAAVVPLSSIRQPAAQIGRAAVEILLAEMSDPGGAHDTHVRFTPELIVRESTAG, encoded by the coding sequence GTGGCGGTAAGTGTGAAGGATGTCGCTGCGGCGGCATCCGTCTCGATCGGCACGGTCTCGAACGTGCTCAATCAGCCCAGCAAGGTGTCGGCAGCCACCGTCGAACGCGTGATGCGCGCGATCGACGAGTTGGGGTTCGTGCGCAACGACGCTGCTCGGCAGCTGCGCGCCGGGCGGAGCCGCAGCATCGGTCTCATCGCGCCCGACATGGCCAACCCCTTCTTCGCGGCGGTGGCGCAGGGGGCGCAGGAGCGCGCCGCCGAGGCTGGCATGTTCGTGCTCATGACGACGAGCAACGACACGCTCGACCGGGAGAAGGCCTACCTCGATCTGTTCCGAGAGCAGCGCGTGGCTGGGGTGCTCGTGACGCCGGCATCTGCCGACCCCGATGCCGCAGGCCGCCTCGCCCGCACCGGCATTCCCGTCGTCTTGCTCGATCGTGAAGCTACCGACGCGCGATTGTGCTCGGTGTCGGTGGACGATGAGCAGGGGGGGTATCTCGCGGCGTCTCACCTGCTCTCCCTGGGGCGCCGCCGGCTCGCGTTCCTCGGGGGCTCGAGCGAGATTCCCCAGGTCGCTGAGCGTCTCGCGGGGGCACAGCGGGCCGTTGCAGAAGCCGCAGGCGCTGGACTCGAGCTGATCGAGACTCCTGAGCTCACCGTCATCGCTGGGCGCGAAGCCAGCTCTCGGTTGGCAAGACGCGCCCCCGGTGACAGACCGGATGCAGTGTTCTGCGCCAACGACCTGGTCGCCGTCGGAGCCCTCCAGGGGCTGTCGATCCTCGGCGATCTGCGTGTCCCCGACGACATCGCCCTTATCGGGTACGACGACATCGACTTCGCCGCAGCCGCCGTGGTGCCGCTGAGTTCGATACGCCAGCCCGCCGCGCAGATCGGGCGCGCCGCCGTCGAGATCCTGTTGGCCGAGATGTCTGACCCCGGTGGTGCGCACGACACACACGTGCGGTTCACTCCGGAACTGATCGTGCGTGAGTCCACCGCGGGCTGA